Proteins encoded within one genomic window of Amorphoplanes friuliensis DSM 7358:
- a CDS encoding acyl-CoA dehydrogenase family protein, whose protein sequence is MTDLSTLLRGAAFDPATLAKLDEAEEFPADACAALDDFGLPGYYVPAEHGGVLRGFDEVATLLREVAGRDLTVAVAHGKTYLGAVATWIAGEPAAAARLGERIRAGAVVSCALTERAHGSDLLGGEVTARPAGDGWTLDGEKWLINNATRAELVTVLAKTDPAGGPRGFTLFLLDKNRLEPGALTPSPKVPTYGVRGADISGIVLRDARVGADAVIGPVGHGIEIILKALHITRTACVAMSLGAGDHALELAGAFARETVVDGRPLADRPAIQRVLADAAAALDLASAAATVAVRAITGLPRELSVHSAVAKAFVPAQVDDLIARLTVALGPYGLLGADFRHGAFAKLERDARIIGIFDGSSLVNRNSLIDQFRRLSRAWRKGEWNVSGLAEVTTPDAAPSPFRPGALSLVTDGNSVLTALPGAARAMTASDRLTGLVDRVVAATTGVHEEMAALTIRPHAVPPAAFELAERYELCYAAAAGIHLWLHEPRPAGETRLVALLERALTGVGAR, encoded by the coding sequence ATGACGGACCTGTCCACCCTGCTGCGGGGAGCCGCGTTCGACCCGGCGACGCTGGCGAAGCTCGACGAGGCCGAGGAGTTCCCGGCCGACGCCTGCGCGGCCCTCGACGACTTCGGCCTGCCCGGCTACTACGTGCCCGCCGAGCACGGCGGTGTGCTGCGAGGTTTCGACGAGGTCGCCACCCTGCTGCGCGAGGTCGCGGGCCGTGATCTGACGGTGGCGGTCGCGCACGGCAAGACCTACCTCGGTGCCGTCGCCACCTGGATCGCCGGTGAGCCCGCTGCCGCCGCCCGGCTCGGCGAGCGGATCCGGGCCGGTGCGGTCGTCTCCTGCGCCCTGACCGAACGCGCCCACGGCAGCGACCTCCTCGGCGGCGAGGTGACCGCCCGTCCGGCCGGCGACGGCTGGACCCTCGACGGCGAGAAGTGGCTGATCAACAACGCGACCCGCGCGGAGCTGGTCACCGTTTTGGCGAAGACGGACCCCGCCGGAGGCCCTCGGGGCTTCACGCTCTTCCTGCTCGACAAGAACCGGCTGGAACCCGGCGCCCTGACACCCTCGCCCAAGGTTCCGACGTACGGGGTTCGCGGCGCGGACATCAGCGGGATCGTCCTGCGCGATGCCAGGGTCGGGGCGGACGCGGTGATCGGACCGGTCGGGCACGGCATCGAGATCATCCTGAAGGCGCTGCACATCACGCGGACCGCCTGCGTGGCGATGTCGCTCGGCGCCGGTGACCACGCCCTGGAGCTGGCCGGGGCGTTCGCCCGCGAGACGGTCGTGGACGGGCGTCCCCTCGCCGACCGGCCCGCGATCCAGCGGGTGCTCGCCGACGCGGCGGCCGCCCTCGACCTCGCCTCGGCGGCAGCGACGGTCGCGGTGCGGGCCATCACGGGTCTGCCCCGCGAGCTCAGCGTGCACTCGGCCGTCGCCAAGGCGTTCGTGCCGGCCCAGGTCGACGACCTCATCGCCCGGCTCACCGTCGCCCTCGGCCCGTACGGCCTGCTGGGTGCGGACTTCCGGCACGGCGCCTTCGCCAAGCTGGAGCGCGACGCCCGCATCATCGGCATCTTCGACGGGTCCAGCCTGGTCAACCGCAACTCCCTGATCGACCAGTTCCGGCGGCTGTCCCGCGCCTGGCGCAAGGGGGAGTGGAACGTCTCCGGCCTGGCCGAGGTGACCACCCCGGACGCGGCGCCCAGCCCTTTCCGGCCGGGTGCCCTGTCGCTGGTCACCGACGGCAACTCGGTGCTGACCGCTCTGCCCGGCGCGGCCCGTGCGATGACAGCCTCGGACCGTTTGACCGGACTCGTCGACCGGGTGGTCGCGGCGACCACCGGCGTGCACGAGGAGATGGCGGCGCTGACGATCCGGCCGCACGCCGTGCCGCCGGCCGCGTTCGAGCTCGCGGAGCGTTACGAGCTCTGTTACGCCGCCGCCGCCGGGATTCACCTGTGGCTGCACGAGCCCCGGCCCGCCGGCGAGACCCGTCTCGTGGCGTTGCTGGAGCGGGCCCTGACCGGGGTCGGTGCCCGATGA
- a CDS encoding acyl carrier protein, whose amino-acid sequence MSDLSTAPTLDSLRVWLVDCVAGHLGLDAATIATDLPLTSYGLDSVYALSIAAELEDHLDVSLDPTLIWDHPTIDALSTALVAELRSA is encoded by the coding sequence ATGTCAGACCTCAGCACCGCACCCACCCTCGACAGCCTGCGCGTCTGGCTCGTCGACTGCGTCGCCGGTCACCTCGGCCTCGACGCGGCCACCATCGCCACGGACCTGCCGCTGACGTCCTACGGCCTCGACTCCGTTTATGCCCTGTCGATCGCCGCGGAGCTCGAGGACCACCTGGACGTCTCGCTCGATCCGACCCTGATCTGGGACCACCCCACGATCGACGCCCTCAGCACGGCCCTGGTGGCCGAGCTGCGTTCCGCCTGA
- a CDS encoding oxidoreductase: MTTLDQLLGDPYDAANPYGFAAIGAGAALPAGSGTGEDLRALYRRSPRAARAAHPAVDDRRRLGAAIGAVDSGLRITLRHLRARRLYDRPATEIPYLRSALAGVLADLLLCDRLLAAADLRVARGLVPQALLGAMDGLSVLLGSRFYIRVGEQAIFPVLFRETQDDLLALGTAGPAPVTDVRALLPGVDAPALHRDRGGWRTPPGPAADLVDDLFDRYHGNRSFDLSRRPLPDRP; encoded by the coding sequence ATGACCACCTTGGACCAGCTGCTCGGTGACCCGTACGACGCCGCCAACCCGTACGGGTTCGCGGCGATCGGCGCCGGTGCCGCGTTGCCCGCGGGCTCCGGGACCGGCGAGGACCTGCGGGCGCTCTACCGCCGGTCGCCGCGGGCCGCCCGGGCCGCTCACCCGGCGGTGGACGACCGGCGCCGGCTCGGCGCGGCGATCGGCGCCGTCGACAGCGGTCTGCGCATCACACTCCGGCACCTGCGCGCCCGTCGCCTCTACGACCGCCCGGCGACCGAGATCCCGTACCTGCGCTCGGCCCTGGCCGGAGTGCTGGCCGATCTGCTGCTCTGCGACCGCCTGCTGGCAGCGGCCGACCTCCGCGTGGCCCGGGGTTTGGTGCCGCAGGCGCTGCTCGGGGCGATGGACGGCCTGTCGGTCCTGCTCGGTTCCCGGTTCTACATCCGCGTCGGCGAGCAGGCGATCTTCCCGGTGCTGTTCCGCGAAACCCAGGACGACCTGCTGGCGCTCGGCACCGCCGGACCCGCCCCGGTGACGGACGTCCGGGCGCTGCTGCCGGGTGTCGACGCGCCCGCCCTGCACCGCGACCGCGGCGGCTGGCGGACCCCGCCGGGACCCGCTGCGGACCTCGTCGACGACCTGTTCGACCGCTACCACGGCAACCGCTCGTTCGACCTGAGCCGCCGGCCGCTGCCGGACCGGCCCTGA